The Oncorhynchus tshawytscha isolate Ot180627B linkage group LG02, Otsh_v2.0, whole genome shotgun sequence genome contains the following window.
cacaatccacagcctgatcaactctatgtgaaggagatgagtcacgctgcatgaggcaaatgggggtcacactggttttctgatccaggcCCCtatctttttttaaggtatctgtgaccaacagatgcatatctgtattcccagtcatgttaaatccatagattaaggcctaatgaatgtatttcaattgactgatttcctaatatgaactgtaactcagtaaaatctttgaaattgttgcatattgcatttatatttttgctcagtatactTATAGGCCCTTTACAGACCCTTTATAACCCATTTTACTACACCATAATAATTAGCAATTTATAAAATACTTATGAACCCTTTGGAAAAACCTTTATAAATGGTTCATTAATGTACACTTCAATGCCTTACGTAAATAATGGCTGCTAATTCTTGGCGAGCGTTGGACATGTCTGGTAGAGCTCTGTCTGGGTGCAGTGCATTATCAAACACTGTGAACTTCGTGCCCAAGTAGTTGGACCTATGGAGTGTAAAGAATCACTCTGTGAATTACACATGCTTAAAGAATCATTTCATGAATTACACAAGTTTATGAAATGCCTGATTACAGCTgcaataaaacatgttttatggAAATTCTTCAGTTTGAGCTATGAATGTAGGTTACAGCATACCTCAACTTTCCAATGAAATTTTCTCCACCCCGAGACAAGTCTGTGGGGTCTATGGAGATAAGGTAATTGGAGGTTGTGCTTTTCTTTCGTTTTCTCCCAGCCAGTAGAAAGACCTGTAAAAACACATAATTAATCCCCTGGACAATGATTCCTCAAATGCATATCATACTGTATCACAAGTCCACAACTTGGTTTTATGCGCGTTGGCTCCATCTCGGATTGGTTTCAAAATGAATCTCAAATCTCTAAAGCTGTGTGTGACAGTAAACCCCCTAAACCTGTCCTCTGAGAGTGCCTCACCTTCTTTTCATTGTCCAGGTGGAGATAGTATGTGGGGTATAGGCCTTTGTCCAAGCCCCTCTGGTCCCGGGTCACCTTGCATTTGACAGTCACCCCCTGCTGGGCTGGCTGCAGAACAAACTCCTCCAGGCTGTCAAACTCAATGTCCGGGGACGGAGGCCTCTCCTGGATGTGGGACAGGAAAGAATATGGTTATAAGCTTATCAGCATCTTTAACCAATGTTCGTTTGGGGACCTTTTAGGTTAATTTATATGTAATACTTTATTAAAGGATTGCAGAATTGTATACCCCACCTGCCATCACTGTGGCAAGACTGAGACCTAGCTAACTAAACAGACTATGACCTAGCTAACTAAACAGACTATGACCTAACTAAATAAACAGACTATGACCTAGCTAACTAAACAGACTATGTCCTAGCTAACTAAACAGACTATGACCTAGCTAACTAAACAGACTATGACCTAGCTAACTAAACATACTATGACCTAACTAACTAAACAGACTATGACCTAGCTAACTAAACAGACTATGACCTAGCTAACTAAACAGACTATGACCTAGCTAACTAAACATACTATGACCTAACTAACTAAACAGACTATGACCTAGCTAACTAAACAGACTATGACCTAGCTGACTAAACAGACTatgagctagctaactaaacaGACGACTATGACCTAGCTAACTAAACAGACGACTATGACCTAGATAACTAAACATACTATGACCTAGCTAACTAAACAGACTATGACCTAGCTAACTAAACAGACTATGACCTAGCTGACTAAACAGACTATGACCTAGATAACTAAACAGACTATGACCTAGCTAACTAAACAGACTATGACCTAGCTAACTAAACAGACTATGACCTAGCTAACTAAAATACTATGACCTAACTAACTAAACAGACTATGACCTAGCTAACTAAACAGACTATGACCTAGCTGACTAAACAGACTatgagctagctaactaaacaGACTATGACCTAGCTAACTAAACAGACTATGACCTAGATAACTAAACATACTATGACCTAGCTAACTAAACAGACTATGACCTAGCTAACTAAACAGACTATGACCTAGCTGACTAAACAGACTATGACCTAGATAACTAAACAGACTATGACCTAGCTAACTAAACAGACTATGACCTAGCTGACTAAACAGACTATGACCTAGCTAACTAAACAGACTATGACCTAGCTGACTAAACAGACTATGACCTAGCTAACTAAACAGACTATGACCTAGCTAACTAAACAGACTATGACCTAGCTAACTAAACAGACTATGACCTAGATAACTAAACAGACTATGACCTAGCTAACTAAACAGACTATGACCTAGCTAACTAAACAGACTATGACCTAGCTGACTAAACAGACTATGACCTAGCTAACTAAACAGACTATGACCTAGATAACTAAACAGACTATGACCTAGCTGACTAAACAGACTATGACCTAGCTAACTAAACAGACTATGACCTAGCTGACTAAACAGACTATGACCTAGCTGACTAAACAGACTATGACCTAGCTAACTAAACAGACTATGACCTAGCTAACTAAACAGACTATGACCTAGCTGACTAAACAGACTATGACCTAGCTAACTAAACAGACTATGACCTAGATAACTAAACAGACTATGACCTAGATAACTAAACAGACTATGACCTAGCTAACTAAACAGACTTTGACCTAGCTAACTAAACAGACTATGACCTAGCTGACTAAACAGACTATGACCTAGCTAACTAAACATACTATGACCTAACTGACTAAACAGACTATGACCTAGCTAACTAAACAGACTATGACCTAGCTGACTAAACAGACTATGACCTAGCTAACTAAACAGACTATGACCTAGCTAACTAAACAGACTATGACCTAGATAACTAAACAGACTATGACCTAGCTGACTAAACAGACTATGACCTAGATAACTAAACAGACTATGACCTAGCTAACTAAACAGACTATGACCTAGCTGACTAAACAGACTATGACCTAGCTAACTAAACAGACTATGACCTAGATAACTAAACAAACAAACCTTTTTCTTCTTCCCTTTtccctttttcttttttcctttttcTGCTTCGGAGTCAGAATCATCACTGTCTGATGCTTTGGCTGGTAGGAAATAGAACGTTGGGAAATATCAGACAACTTTATTTTACTGACCAGCAGGAATATGGTCAAACACCGGAGCTGTGTTTAATTATAACAGAAAACACTtgcctttcttcttcttcttcttgtccttGTCTTTGTCCTTGTCTTTGTCCTTGTCCTTGTCCCCCCCTGCTGAGAACATGGATGCTGGGTTGGCGTTCTCCTTCTTCTTTGATTTTGACTTGCTGGACTTGGTTTCTGGTTCGCTGTCTTCACTATCTGATTTGGCTGCTGGTTTAAAAGAATCCACTTCTGGTTATAATCGTATCACAGTGTACCTACAGTGCTTTACCAACAGTACTGTGACACTGCAGTATGTGCTCTTGCAAAAGGGGTGTGAGACTTCCGATGTTGGAGATGTTTAGACACAAATCATACATGATGATGGGTTATTGATTCTCAACCACAAAGTTAATCATTATCCCTAAAGTTGCATCAGTTTAAAATGAGTACTTAAAGCTATAGTGTTGAGGCTTACTGTACCTTTCTTCTTGCTCTTGGAGTCTGACTTATCCTTATCTCCAtttacagagaacagagaagctGGTTCCTTTTTCTTGGTGTCTTTCTTTGATTTTTTGTCAGACTCTTTGTCATCTGAAAAAAGACGTGAGACGAAAATACTTCTATCAGTGATGCTATTTCGTTTATATGTTTTGCACACTGTCTTGTTGTGTAATCTGCAACAGCTTGTTAGGTGATGACAGCATAAGACTGTGGCCTTCCACCTCGTGTGCAGGACTAGTGTTTCCTTTCACTCAACATTACAATTCAATCTCCTACCTAATCCTCTTAAAACAGGTCTTATTCTTGTTGTCTACTAACTCCTTTAAGAAAATTGCTTTCCTATACATCTGTCCACCTTTAGCTTTGGATTTCTTCTCTTTGCCATCTTTGCCATCTTTTTCAGAAGCTTCCTTTGTGGTCTTTTTCTTTGTCTTCTTTTGTGGAGTCTCTTCCTCATCATCATCGTCGTCATCTTCTGTATCTGAACCTTGGGCAGAAAAGAAGAGTACATTTCATTGGGTTTTACAGAAGTTTTGATGCTATAACATGCAGTTCACCTTGGGCATAATACCAGTTATGTTTCTGACTGCTCACCTTTCTTTTTCTTTGGCAcactttttgttttcttctttggctcgtctttctctttttctatccctttccctttctctttctctttttcagtTTTTTCTTCATCTGCTTTCTTTTTCTTTACCTTTTTTCCATCTATTTGACAAACGTAATGAAAAGAAACAACATCGTTAGGAAGATTGAGAGAGGGATGACCTCCAAAGAAATGTAATGTTTTGATATATTTATTCATTACATTTTTAAGCCGCTCACTCTATCTCAGATAAAAATGATTTGTTTAAGAAACAACATTTTGGCAGCAAGTTCACTTCGCCTGGGTCTGTTTCCTGGCAAAATACTGGTGATATTTTACACAATCATTTCCATATAGCTCTTTGGAAGATATCTCATCTGAACTGTCCGTACTTTGAACTGCAGGACTCTCCTCTCCAGACAGGTCATCACTCTTCTTGCTCTTGGTCTTTTTGGGCTTTGCGTCGGCACCATTGGTGGCTGAGCTCGCTGTCTCTGCCTTCTTCTTCTTTGGCTTCTATAAAGCATTATCTATAGGAAGAAGAGTCAGGTGAGGTGAGGAAAGAGAGGGTCAGACACCAGAGACAGATGACACAGATATGAAGTAAGGAGAAAATCCTAATTTCAGAtctacattgccttcagaaagtgttgacttaccccttgacttattccacattttgttgtgttacagactgaatttaaaatttCACAACCATCtatacataataccccataatgaaatagtgaaaacatgtttttagaaaatgaagcacatttattgaaaaggaaaaacagtaatatctcatttacataaatattcacacccattagtcaatactttgtaggagaacctttggcagtgattacagctgtgagtctttctgggttagCCCTTGATTTTCCAACATTTGCACATGATAATTATCAaagttcttcaagctctgtcaaattggttattgatcattgctaaacaaccattttcaggtcttgccataaatGTTCAagttgatttaagtcaaaactgtaactcggccactcaggaacattccccgccttcttggtaagcaactccagtatagatttggccttgtcTTTCAGGTTATTGTCCAACTAAACGGTGAATTAatgtcccagtgtctggtggaaagcagactgaaaaggttttcctctaggagttttcctgtgcttagctccattccgggTTCTTTTTTATCCCGAAAAACTCCCTTGTCCTTCACgattacaaacatacccataacatgatgcagccaccactatgcttgaaaatatggagagtggtactcagtaatgtgctgtattggatttgcccccaaCATAACGCAttgtattcaggacagaaagttaattgctttgccacattttttgcagtatttcattagtgccttgttgcaaacagaatgcatgttttggaatatttttattctgtacaggcttccttcttatcactctgtcaattaggttagtattgtggaataactacaatatTTTTAATcatcctatcacaaccattaaactctgtaactctaCCTTTTGCATGAAGCATGCATTTATGTCAATGGGCActggtgtaaagtatttaagtaaaaataaaGTACTAAAATGCTTAAGTAGTTTtggaggtatctgtactttatctgtacttttacttcactacattcatcaagaaaagaatgtactttttacatacattttccctgacatccaaaagttattgttacattttgaatgcttagcaggacagaaaaattgtcaaattcaagagaacatccctggtcatccctactacctctgatgtggcagactcactaaagacacatgctttgtttgtaaattatgctgactgttggagtgtgcccctggctatccgtaaaattaaaaattaaaaaataaaatggtgtCCGTGATTTATTTCGACTTCattgcacacttaaccagcatggctaccacaacattctggagcgatacgccatcccatctggtttgcacttagtgggacaattatttgtttttcagcaggacattgacccaacacacctccaggctgtgtaagggctatttgaccaagaaggagagtgatggagtgctgcatcagattacctggcctccacaatcacctgacttcaacccaattgagatggtctgggatgagttgtaccgcagagtgaaggaaaagcagtcaacaagtgctcagcatgtatGGTAATtacttcaaaactgttggaaaagcattccaggtgaagctggtttagagaatgtcaagagtgtgcaaagctgtcgtcaaggcaaagggtggctactttgaagaaactcaaattccatagttttgatgttttcactattattctacaatgtagaaaatagtaaatatttttatttttttaattgaatgggtaggtgtgtccaaacttttgactggtactgtatattggtcAATTTCTTTTGTAAAAATGAACCAACAACCTATCTACCTTTGATAAGCATCTAGCTGGtggcttgctagctagttagctcccATGCCAATTTCATGTCTTTCTAAACTAATA
Protein-coding sequences here:
- the LOC112221325 gene encoding tubby-related protein 1 produces the protein MFSAGGDKDKDKDKDKDKDKKKKKKAKASDSDDSDSEAEKGKKKKGKGKKKKERPPSPDIEFDSLEEFVLQPAQQGVTVKCKVTRDQRGLDKGLYPTYYLHLDNEKKVFLLAGRKRKKSTTSNYLISIDPTDLSRGGENFIGKLRSNYLGTKFTVFDNALHPDRALPDMSNARQELAAIIYETNVLGMKGPRRLTVIIPGMGKDSERVPIRPRSDNDGLLMKFQNRKLDNLIELHNKTPTWNEETASHVLNFNGRVTQASIKNFQIVHSKDLDYIVMQFGRVADDAFTLDYSYPMCAVQAFAIALSSFDGKITCE